The halophilic archaeon DL31 region CGCAAGCGCGCGCGACGCCGCGGGAAAGTGTCACTCCAGCTCGCCGACGCCGTCGCACCCGTCGCGGTGGGTCGCGTGTCGCGTGTCGCCGTCGAGGATCTCGACGCCGCACCCGGTACACCGGACGAACCGCGCGCCGGTCGGCTCGCCGTATTTGTCGTATTCCGTGAACGGACCTTTCCACCGAGGATCGTCCTCGACGACGATCGCGTGTTCGGATTCGGTACTGGTTTCGGTCGCGGTATCGTATGCTGACATGGTCGTTCTCTCCAAAGGATCGACCGGCTCGGGTGTCCTACCACCCGGGCGTTTCCACGCCCCGAGGAACCGTCTTTCCTTGCCATATTGTATGAACCATATGGTCTTAAAGCTTTACCATATTGGTTAAGCCCAAAGGTATAATTCGGCGGGAAACGTACCTTCGCGTATGCCACGGGAACACGGCGACGACGGGGCGTATGTTGAGACGGTCCCACTGGAGCGGGTGCTGGAGGAGTTCGACGCCGTCGACGGGCCGGTGATTCTCTCGGCGGACGTCGCGGACGCGCTCGGGTGCTCGCGAGAGACGGCGCGGCGAAAGCTTCAGCAACTATACGAGCGCGGGGATCTCGACCGGCGAAAGGTATCGCGACGAGTGATTTACTGGAGAGCCGAGCGGGACGGGTTCGACACGGCCGACGCGGACGCACACGCCACGGGCGACGCCGGCGCGGTGGAAACCACACCCAACGACACGAACGCCGAGAGCGGCCGCACACGCGGCGAGAGTGACGTTGTCGCCGAGGTGCTCGACGGGTGGCCTCCGGTTGGGGAGCGGAAACGGGAGCAACGGCGACAGGCCGGGAGTGTCGCACTTGAATATCTCCGGGAGGTTGGCGGGGCGACCGCGAGGGACGTCAAAGAAAACGCCGAGCCGGACGCTCCGGTCGACGGACAATCCCCCGATACCTGGTGGAAAAAGACGGCCCGACCGGCGTTCAAACAAGCCGAGGACGCCGGATTAGTGACGTTTACCGATGGGTCAAAGGTATGGGAATGGGTCGGTCAATGACCGAGGACGGACAGGACGCCGACGTCGCCGACCGTGGATACGCCGTATCTATTGACCTCATCCCCACGCCTAAAGCCGCCGCCGCGCTTGTTGGTTAGTTGAATAGGAGAAGGAGGAAGCCCAGCACGAACCCCAAAATGAACAGCCCCCAAAAGAGGTGCCCCGACCACGCGAACGCCTGCATCGCGCCACGGATGCCGTCGTTGGTGTCACCGTCCGAAGAGAGTACGGTCCCGATTGATCGGCCGAACAACCGCAACGGCGACTCGACGATCGCGACGAACACAAAGATGAACGGGAGGAAGAGGACGCCAGCGAACCCGCTCAGGACGCCGATGTACGTTACTTCCCGAACGAGTCGAGAGGGTGCTGCCTGAACGCCACAAAATAGTCACTTTCTGTATAATTTGACGGTCAGTCTCGGCTGCTCCCACGAAGTAGATCGAGGAAGTTCCAATTCACCGCTTTGGACAGACGATGTTACCCGGATTTCGACGGTATCTGCCGAAAGCTGTCGCTCACCGCCAACTGACAGGCCGTGGGCTGACCCCGGTCAGCCCGCGGCCGTTGCCTGTGATGCTGGCACTCCAACCCCGTTCGCTTTGATCTTCCACCGGCGGCGTAACTCCTCTTCCAGCTCATGACGAATCCAGTCACAGAACGTCTTGAACGTGAACTCCTCGGGCAGGTCGCGCCCGCCCCGCCGTGGGCGGGCGACGACCGCCCACCGTAGCACCAGCCACAGGTTCTCCAGCAATGCCGCGACCAACATGATGGCAAACCGCACGACGGGATCACGCGTCGTCGTGATCCCGCGTGCTTGCCGAAGTAAGCGATAGGTCGTTTCGATGCCTGAACGCTTCCTGTAGCGGTGTTCGACCTGCTTCGCTGAGCGATCAGTAACGCCACACGCCACGTAGCCACGAACGACCTCGCCGTGCTTGCCTCGATCTCCGTTCTGGTAGGAGACAGCGACCGCGAGCGGGAAGCGCAGTTCCCGCTCGCTGTCCTTGTACATGCGATAGGTCGTCATGTACGACTTGTGAGTTTCGAGTTTGTCCTTCATGCGCTCGCCCTTCTTGGGCACGTGAACGACCGTTGGGGCGATATCACGAGCGCGGCGGATGACGCGCTCGTTGTAGAATCCGCTGTCGGCAAGCAAGAGATCGATCTCGAAGGGATAGTTTTCGACGCGGGCGAGCACGCGCTCGACCGCGTCAGCCTCATCTTCGTCACTGCGGACGTAAGTCATCGCCAGCGTCACCGGCTTCCCGTTCGAGACGACGTACGCCGTGCAGTAGCGGTGGCAGGTCGTAGTCCCGTCCTTAGGAGCCATCGAACAGAGTTCGCCTTTCTCAGCATGGTGCTCGCCGTGGTAGGGATTGTCGATGAAGTCGATGGAGACGGTTCTCGACCGGTCAGGGTCGAAAATCGTCATGGCGAGCCGTGCGAGCAGAAGGTTGGCAACGACCTCAAGCCACTGACGGTTGAGTGTGTGGAGCCACCTCAAGACAGTGTCGTCACACGGCGTTCCCTCGGTATCGTTGCAGGTGTCCCAAATCGAGTTCTGGTTAGTGCAGGCTAGGATGACGACGAGCCAGATGTCGCCGGGGTCGAGGGGGCTCCCCTCGACACCCGGCAACGGGAGTGGCGTAATGACCTCTTCCGCTACGTCTTTGACATCCGACGCCGAAAGGTACTCGTCTGGATCAGGTATGGTGAACACATCCAGATCCAGACACTTTCTTGTGGTTAATTTAGCGATTCAATTCAGCTGATTACGCTGCTTGGGAAGTACCGACAATAGCTGAGGAGCTCCCCGCAAAGCCGTGGCAACTTGCCCGTGGACACCTGATCGACAAAGAGGATAACATCATGCCGTATATCGTTGAGGGAACTGAGAACCCGCTCCGTGATTCGTTTGAGGGTGACAAAGTCGTGATCGAGAACGCACGCGTGGCGACTGATCGCGACGGCCACTTGAGAGTCGAACTCAGTTCTGTCTGCGACGTTCGAAGCGATGGGGTGGCCGACGCTGAGCAGAGCAGCGCCGACGACGCTGCGACGGCAGACGGCGGCGAGACGTCGGCTAGAGACGCCGTCCCGCAGTACACACAGTCGGTCGCAGAGACCGTCAGGGACGCCGGCGAGCCGGTGGGTGTGGCCTACATCATTCAGAACACCGAAGGATCGCCTGAACCGCTCCGAGAGGCTATCGAATCGGCTCGGGAGCAGGGCAAAATCACGAAGGAGGGAGACGACAAGTACGTCGTCTAAAGGTTCGGTCGTACCCACACGACGCCGGCAAAGAAGGCCCAAGCGCTGAGGCCGACGGCGAGCGTGCCGACGGTCCTGTCGGACCGAGCGACCGCGAAGGGCTGCTCGAAGAGACAGGTGACGGCTACCGGCGGCTCAAGCGATTATTTCCCAAATCGGCGAATATGGTGCCCGACGAGATCGGCCGTCTCTGGTCTTCTCGCTCCCGGCGAGATCGCGGCTACACGCGCGCGTACCTAAGAGAACCTCAGGGGGAGGGGTGACCCACGCCTAAGAATACGGACACTACTGACGACGAAAGCGACGGCGAACAGAACGACAAGAAGGCGCTCACGACGCGAGCGAAACTCGCGGTCCTCGCGCTGTGGGCGTGGTTGACATCCTCCCCGCGCTTCGAGCGCTTCGAGAGAGGGGTATTCACCGTGTTGAGAAAGAAAACGCTCAGCGCGGCGCTCAGCGCGTCTGAGTGAAATCCCCCTCTGAGTACCGACTTGTTACACAAGCCATCTCCTCGCGCTCAGCGTACCATTCGTGCCGCTCGAGAATGTTCTGTACTGTCCCGAGCGGGACATCGATCTCTTCTGCGACCTCCCGTCGACTCTTCCCGTTTCGATCGTGGCGGAATATCTCAAGGACTGTATCGAAGTCATCACCAGGCACCTGGTAGTGCCCGGCGTCGTCGTAGGTCATCCCAAACCGCGGTCGGCCGTGGTCGTAGCCGTTCTCTTTTCGGCGCTCGATCGCTCGCCGTGACTTCTCGATCTCCTCTTCTTTTGTGTCGCGTTCGATCCGGCGCTTCAGATCGAACGTGAGATCGTCCTCGTTGACGTCGCCCACGTAGACGATCTCGGCGTCACCCTGTGTGGCGGCGTACTGAACCACAGAAAAGTACTCGTCGCGGCAGATCCGGCGGTCGTCCCACGCCACGAGGTGCGAGTACTCGCCGGCTTCGAGCTCGCCGACGCACTCCTGAACGCGCAGGTTCTGGTCAAGGAGGCCCGCCGGATCGTCCCGGGTCATCGTCGAGAAGCCAGTATGGATCCCGAGATCGAGAACCTCAACCTCGCCGGCAACCTCCTCTGCGAGACCTCGGACGAGTTCACGTTGCTCTTCGAGCCCGATGTCCTCGTCGTCACCTTTCGACTTCCGGATCCACGCGAGTGCTTTACTCATCGTGGATGATGACCTCCATTTTGTTCTTCGCACTGCCGGCCTTCCACTCGAGCTTCTTCCCTTTCAATTCGAAGAAGTCTCCGAGGTCACGAGGGACCGTTACCTGATACTGGCCTTCGGAGTTCTGACTGACTGTTGTAGTCCGTGTTTCGGGCATACCTCTAACAACGTTCTTTGCAACATTAGTTCTAATGGTGTTGTAGGTGTTCAGATAACCCCCGTATTCTGAACGGCCAGTTAATCTCTACTGGTTTTACTCTCCCATGCTTTGTTGAACTCCTCAGTTAATGATAGGTTCCAGCAGTCGTGCTTAATAAAGTGCGTATCTACCTCGAGACGCTCTTTCGATAGCCTTTCCGGAGAAGTTGCCCCGAGCCTGCGACCGTGATTCAGAGTGAGAACAGAGTTCTAAGGCCTTAGTGACGAGAGTATAACCCTCGCACTCGACAGCAGGGATGGGCCGGGAGTTTTACCCGTAGAGGTTCTCCCGGCGATAAACCCGATAGACGAGGAGTGTGCGATTCTCCTGGTTGATGTCAACAAACGCACGGAGCTCGTCGGAGAGGCTTAGTTTTCCGTCGCTCACCCCGTCCATGCGCTCGAATCCCCATTCCCAAGGTTTCCGGAACTCGCACGAGCAGATGCGTTCCAGCTTCCGGGTTGCCTGCTCGACCTCGACGGGCTCGAGATCGTCCAGGCTCTCACGTCCGCAGTCGGTGAACCGAAGCGCGTATCCATCCACATGGGTGCGGGGACGAGAGGTTGTACTCACGTCTACTGGAAGCCCTCCAGCTCACGGGTCGCGAGATTGCTCAGGCGGTTCCACTGCTTCCCGACCGTCCACTTCTGCTTGACCGAGTCATCTTCTGGGTCCCAGTGATAGAGACGGTCGCTCGCCTGTCCCCACTTCTTCTCGATGCGGACGAGAGAGACGCGTCGAGAGCCATCCTCTCGAATCGGGAGCTCCTCCTTCACCGTGTAGAAGTCGCTAATGGGCAATACACCGGACGGCTTCTTCCCTCCCTTGCGCTCAAAGATTTTGACTGCCTCACGCTCAGTCTCCCAGAAGTCCGTTCGAATGCGCCAGATGTGCTCTGGGCGGTTCTTAGGATTGCCCGGCGGGTAGCGCTCGAGCCGGAGACGAAGTTCTCCCGTCGGGGTGTAACGGTCACGCACGAGCCCGGTCCACCAGCCGTTCGAGCGGTCGACCGGGATGGCTTCGATCACGGTACGATTCAGGTCTGCGAGCTTCGGTGGGCAGGTCATGTCTGTATTTGTACTTTACCGCATACCGGATTATAACTGCGTAAAACCCACTTTTAGGACCTCTACCCAAAGTACAGTCGAACTACCAAAGTATTTATCAAAGTTTTTGGACTATAATACCCTTCCAATGGCGGGCGCGTTTTGCGCAGGCGCGTGCGGATCGCGCGCGATCCGCACGCGCCAATGAAGGGTTGTACCCCCGAAGACTTGCCAGAATGATTAGAGATGGGTTGTACCCCCGAAGACTTGCCAGAATGATTAGAGATGGGTCAAAACAAGGAAGAAATCACATATAAACCCCCTGTAGCAGATGCGAATTAAGTTCTGATTGCGGTACTATTATTCTCCGATCAGCATCGGCGTGCTGGCACGCTGCGAGGATGCCCTCCGTTTTGGAGGTCGCGCCGAGCGCCTCCTGAGCCTCGAGGAGCGTCCGATACCGTTTCGCGTAGCCCGGGCCGGGGTCGGTATGGAGGCTCACACGGTTCGGCACGTCTTCGAGGTCGGGTTCTAAGGACGGCATGTCGTGACCACGATGACGGTTTGGCT contains the following coding sequences:
- a CDS encoding transposase IS4 family protein (PFAM: Transposase, IS4-like~KEGG: hla:Hlac_3439 transposase IS4 family protein) produces the protein MFTIPDPDEYLSASDVKDVAEEVITPLPLPGVEGSPLDPGDIWLVVILACTNQNSIWDTCNDTEGTPCDDTVLRWLHTLNRQWLEVVANLLLARLAMTIFDPDRSRTVSIDFIDNPYHGEHHAEKGELCSMAPKDGTTTCHRYCTAYVVSNGKPVTLAMTYVRSDEDEADAVERVLARVENYPFEIDLLLADSGFYNERVIRRARDIAPTVVHVPKKGERMKDKLETHKSYMTTYRMYKDSERELRFPLAVAVSYQNGDRGKHGEVVRGYVACGVTDRSAKQVEHRYRKRSGIETTYRLLRQARGITTTRDPVVRFAIMLVAALLENLWLVLRWAVVARPRRGGRDLPEEFTFKTFCDWIRHELEEELRRRWKIKANGVGVPASQATAAG
- a CDS encoding hypothetical protein (KEGG: hla:Hlac_3205 hypothetical protein) encodes the protein MPETRTTTVSQNSEGQYQVTVPRDLGDFFELKGKKLEWKAGSAKNKMEVIIHDE
- a CDS encoding resolvase domain protein (KEGG: hla:Hlac_3565 resolvase domain protein), which encodes MSKALAWIRKSKGDDEDIGLEEQRELVRGLAEEVAGEVEVLDLGIHTGFSTMTRDDPAGLLDQNLRVQECVGELEAGEYSHLVAWDDRRICRDEYFSVVQYAATQGDAEIVYVGDVNEDDLTFDLKRRIERDTKEEEIEKSRRAIERRKENGYDHGRPRFGMTYDDAGHYQVPGDDFDTVLEIFRHDRNGKSRREVAEEIDVPLGTVQNILERHEWYAEREEMACVTSRYSEGDFTQTR
- a CDS encoding hypothetical protein (KEGG: hla:Hlac_3207 hypothetical protein), with translation MTCPPKLADLNRTVIEAIPVDRSNGWWTGLVRDRYTPTGELRLRLERYPPGNPKNRPEHIWRIRTDFWETEREAVKIFERKGGKKPSGVLPISDFYTVKEELPIREDGSRRVSLVRIEKKWGQASDRLYHWDPEDDSVKQKWTVGKQWNRLSNLATRELEGFQ
- a CDS encoding hypothetical protein (KEGG: hvo:HVO_D0005 hypothetical protein); its protein translation is MPREHGDDGAYVETVPLERVLEEFDAVDGPVILSADVADALGCSRETARRKLQQLYERGDLDRRKVSRRVIYWRAERDGFDTADADAHATGDAGAVETTPNDTNAESGRTRGESDVVAEVLDGWPPVGERKREQRRQAGSVALEYLREVGGATARDVKENAEPDAPVDGQSPDTWWKKTARPAFKQAEDAGLVTFTDGSKVWEWVGQ
- a CDS encoding hypothetical protein (KEGG: hla:Hlac_3206 hypothetical protein); this encodes MDGYALRFTDCGRESLDDLEPVEVEQATRKLERICSCEFRKPWEWGFERMDGVSDGKLSLSDELRAFVDINQENRTLLVYRVYRRENLYG
- a CDS encoding hypothetical protein (KEGG: hla:Hlac_3208 hypothetical protein), encoding MPSLEPDLEDVPNRVSLHTDPGPGYAKRYRTLLEAQEALGATSKTEGILAACQHADADRRIIVPQSELNSHLLQGVYM